In a genomic window of Williamwhitmania sp.:
- a CDS encoding chloride channel protein, which yields MIRVKSVFIRLLFVLRRTEPKRLILILSFVVGILSGLAAVILKNLIHLIQHLLISWIPIDHGSLLFLAYPMLGILLTVFFVKYFVKDNISHGITRILYAISRRDSRLKRHNTYTSMVASSLTIGFGGSVGSEAPIVLTGAALGSQVGQYLGLDYKKITLLVGCGAAGAIAGIFKAPLAGLVFTLEVLMLDLTMASIIPLLISAVSAATISSFLLGSQVPFEENLLEPFHMSNIPLYIILGVVCGLVAYYFTETTLKIERSLSKIDSWVKRLLIAGAALGLLIFLFPPLYGEGYDTLEAFFNGHAVNVFENTFFYAYRDNFWITVIFLTLVLFLKVLAMAFTNGAGGVGGIFAPSLFMGGVAGFVVATIINATGFVQVSVVNFAMVGMAGMMSGVMHAPLTSMFLIAEITGGYEMIAPLAITVTLAYITIIYFEPHSLYTKRLAQQGDLITHHKDKAVLTLLRLDKVVENDFLPVNPNDTLGELVKIVSKSKRNLFPVLDDDKLLLGIVLLDDIRHIMFDPELYHTMLVKEFMTLPPEWVSLDEPMESVLKKFEETGAWNLPVVTKGEYQGFVSKSKIFSAYRNMLVQFCDE from the coding sequence ATGATAAGGGTAAAAAGTGTGTTTATAAGATTGCTCTTTGTGCTACGTCGGACTGAGCCAAAGCGGTTAATCCTTATTTTGAGTTTTGTTGTAGGTATCTTAAGCGGGTTGGCTGCTGTTATTCTCAAGAACCTCATTCATCTAATACAGCACCTTCTTATCAGTTGGATTCCTATCGATCATGGGAGTTTGCTATTTCTTGCCTACCCAATGCTAGGTATTTTGCTTACCGTTTTTTTTGTTAAGTACTTTGTCAAGGATAATATTTCGCATGGCATAACACGCATTTTGTATGCCATATCGCGCCGCGACTCCCGCCTAAAGAGGCACAATACTTACACATCGATGGTGGCCTCGTCCCTAACCATCGGTTTCGGAGGCTCGGTAGGTTCTGAGGCACCGATTGTGCTTACCGGTGCAGCTTTGGGCTCGCAGGTGGGACAATATTTGGGTCTCGACTACAAAAAAATAACGCTATTAGTAGGTTGTGGTGCTGCTGGAGCAATTGCAGGGATTTTTAAAGCTCCGCTGGCAGGTTTGGTATTCACCTTAGAGGTGCTTATGCTTGACCTTACCATGGCATCTATTATACCCCTACTTATATCAGCGGTTTCCGCTGCTACCATTTCAAGTTTTTTGCTTGGAAGCCAGGTTCCTTTTGAGGAGAATCTTCTGGAACCCTTTCACATGTCCAACATTCCATTATACATTATCTTGGGAGTGGTTTGTGGTTTGGTTGCCTATTACTTCACCGAAACAACGTTAAAAATTGAACGCAGCCTATCTAAAATTGATAGCTGGGTAAAACGGTTGCTAATTGCTGGAGCCGCATTGGGGCTTCTTATCTTTTTATTTCCGCCACTTTATGGAGAGGGTTACGATACGCTAGAGGCCTTTTTTAATGGTCATGCAGTAAACGTTTTTGAAAACACTTTTTTCTATGCCTACCGAGATAATTTTTGGATAACCGTCATTTTCTTAACGCTAGTGCTGTTCCTAAAGGTTTTAGCTATGGCATTTACTAATGGCGCTGGTGGTGTTGGTGGTATATTTGCACCATCCCTATTCATGGGTGGTGTGGCTGGATTTGTCGTAGCAACTATCATAAATGCTACTGGCTTTGTGCAGGTTTCTGTGGTTAACTTTGCAATGGTTGGCATGGCCGGTATGATGTCGGGGGTAATGCATGCACCGCTGACATCAATGTTTTTAATAGCTGAAATTACGGGTGGTTACGAAATGATTGCTCCGCTGGCAATTACTGTCACACTTGCCTACATTACCATTATTTACTTTGAGCCTCACTCGTTGTATACCAAGAGGTTGGCTCAACAGGGCGACCTTATTACGCATCACAAGGACAAGGCGGTGCTCACCTTGCTTCGATTAGACAAAGTGGTCGAAAATGATTTCTTACCGGTTAACCCCAACGATACTTTAGGTGAGCTGGTGAAAATAGTTTCTAAATCGAAACGGAACCTTTTCCCCGTTCTGGATGATGATAAGCTGCTTCTTGGTATTGTGCTGCTCGATGATATTCGCCATATCATGTTTGATCCTGAACTTTACCATACCATGCTGGTAAAGGAGTTTATGACCCTCCCGCCCGAATGGGTGAGCCTTGATGAACCGATGGAATCGGTATTGAAGAAATTTGAGGAGACTGGAGCTTGGAATTTACCAGTTGTTACTAAGGGTGAATACCAAGGATTTGTTTCAAAGTCGAAAATATTCTCGGCCTATAGAAATATGCTGGTCCAGTTCTGTGACGAATAA